In Bacteroidales bacterium, one DNA window encodes the following:
- a CDS encoding energy transducer TonB, with product MKYLRILTLLIMALFLKSVSYAQISQEVRNQLFDKKPEFTGGKIAYEKFLDKKLVYPNITNRDKRIASVKVISQFVVEKNGKLSNFSFDCEFDILGDYSQEDYNKISELYSDYYHTSMNDFLLKMPRWKPAEYKGKKVSTVYELPVVFRYSDAVVPKKKTEDIFVLVEKQPEFPGGESALIEYINKNISYPQQARDKNIQGTVFVTFVIEANGSISNAKILKGIGGGCDEEAIRIVKNMPPWEPGKQRGKPVRVQYNLPIKFIAQ from the coding sequence ATGAAATATCTACGTATTTTAACTCTACTCATTATGGCACTTTTCTTAAAAAGTGTTTCTTATGCCCAGATTTCTCAAGAAGTACGGAATCAATTATTCGATAAAAAACCAGAATTTACTGGAGGAAAAATTGCATATGAAAAATTTTTAGACAAAAAGTTAGTTTACCCCAATATTACTAACAGAGACAAACGAATAGCCAGTGTAAAAGTTATATCGCAATTTGTTGTAGAAAAAAACGGTAAATTGAGCAATTTTTCATTTGACTGTGAATTTGATATATTAGGAGATTATTCCCAAGAAGATTATAATAAAATTTCAGAGTTATATTCTGATTACTATCATACATCAATGAATGATTTTCTATTAAAGATGCCACGCTGGAAACCTGCTGAATATAAAGGCAAAAAAGTTAGTACAGTGTACGAATTACCTGTTGTTTTTAGATATAGTGATGCTGTTGTTCCCAAGAAAAAAACAGAAGATATTTTTGTACTTGTTGAAAAGCAACCCGAATTTCCTGGTGGCGAAAGTGCTTTGATAGAATATATTAACAAAAACATTTCTTACCCACAACAAGCTAGAGACAAAAATATTCAAGGTACTGTTTTCGTAACATTTGTTATAGAAGCAAATGGAAGCATTTCCAATGCTAAAATTCTTAAAGGTATTGGCGGAGGCTGCGATGAAGAAGCTATTCGCATTGTAAAAAACATGCCTCCTTGGGAACCCGGGAAACAAAGAGGAAAACCTGTCAGAGTACAGTATAACCTGCCAATTAAATTTATAGCCCAATAA